The Cohnella abietis genome has a segment encoding these proteins:
- a CDS encoding glycoside hydrolase family 16 protein, which produces MNKLLWQQNFLDRNTDLSAWNIRVGNDLIDSNGNAICPGWGNGEQQFYTGNSSNLYINESGLNLCANRETIEADGRRFAYTSARLDTKDHLSFCYGKLVVRAKLPVGQGLWPAIWLLPQQDTYGTWPASGEIDIMEAKGRLPQQISGTLHYGKDMENKFTDEFSYQLENGTINQFRDYALEWDSSSIRWLVDGHCYAEQRLQPGIMPFDQPFYLVLNLAIGGWYDNVSVDEAALPAVMTVSGIWLYE; this is translated from the coding sequence ATGAATAAGCTTTTATGGCAGCAGAATTTTTTAGATAGAAATACCGACTTGAGTGCATGGAACATTCGCGTTGGCAACGACTTGATTGATAGCAATGGCAATGCCATATGCCCAGGTTGGGGGAATGGGGAGCAGCAGTTTTATACGGGGAATTCTAGCAACCTGTATATTAATGAATCCGGCCTAAATCTTTGTGCGAACCGTGAAACCATTGAAGCAGACGGACGTCGCTTTGCATATACATCGGCCCGTTTGGACACCAAGGACCATCTCTCTTTCTGCTACGGTAAGCTAGTCGTGCGTGCGAAGCTGCCTGTAGGACAGGGATTATGGCCCGCCATCTGGCTACTTCCACAGCAAGACACTTATGGCACCTGGCCCGCCTCCGGTGAAATAGATATTATGGAAGCCAAAGGCCGCCTGCCCCAGCAAATATCCGGTACGCTACACTACGGTAAGGATATGGAAAATAAATTTACCGATGAGTTCTCCTATCAGCTTGAAAACGGGACGATTAACCAATTCCGCGATTATGCGTTGGAATGGGACTCCAGCTCCATCCGTTGGCTGGTAGATGGACATTGCTACGCCGAGCAGCGCCTGCAGCCGGGCATCATGCCCTTCGATCAGCCTTTTTATCTGGTGCTCAACCTTGCCATAGGCGGCTGGTATGATAATGTATCGGTAGATGAAGCTGCGCTGCCTGCGGTAATGACGGTTTCAGGCATATGGCTGTATGAGTAG
- a CDS encoding response regulator transcription factor — protein sequence MATTILTVDDDVHLQEMLQLFLNAEGFLVHQAFNGEQCIRFLKDQQPDLILLDIQMPDIDGITLCREIRPLYNLPILFLTGNSQQEEMLNSLQAGGDDFITKPYNHIELVARIHSHLRWGKLLNQTKRSINKLSFPGLEIDLDRLTVIVNDHPVTLMAKELHLLLTLVQNPKRVYHPRQLYDLIWNDIAGYSSSLIKVHIHKLRKKIEANPLEPRYIQTVKGFGYKFEIRE from the coding sequence ATGGCGACTACCATCTTAACTGTAGATGATGATGTTCATTTACAAGAAATGCTCCAGCTGTTTCTTAATGCTGAAGGATTTCTTGTCCACCAAGCTTTCAACGGGGAGCAATGCATTCGCTTTCTCAAAGACCAGCAGCCAGATTTGATCCTGTTAGATATCCAAATGCCAGATATCGATGGTATTACCTTGTGTCGAGAAATTAGACCTCTTTATAATCTCCCCATCCTGTTTCTAACGGGAAACTCTCAGCAGGAGGAAATGTTAAACTCCCTGCAGGCTGGCGGTGATGATTTTATTACCAAGCCTTACAACCATATAGAATTAGTGGCCAGAATTCATTCCCACCTCCGTTGGGGTAAGCTGCTTAATCAGACAAAACGGTCTATAAATAAGCTCAGCTTTCCAGGGTTGGAGATTGATCTGGACCGCTTAACTGTCATTGTAAACGATCATCCCGTTACTCTCATGGCTAAAGAGCTTCATTTACTACTCACACTCGTTCAAAATCCTAAGAGAGTCTATCATCCCAGACAGCTCTACGATTTAATTTGGAACGACATTGCAGGCTACTCCTCTAGTCTGATCAAAGTACATATCCATAAGCTGCGTAAGAAAATTGAGGCCAACCCGCTAGAGCCGCGATATATTCAAACAGTAAAAGGATTTGGATACAAATTTGAGATAAGAGAGTAA